One part of the Paenibacillus silvisoli genome encodes these proteins:
- a CDS encoding spore germination protein, whose translation MYRIKKGNRSRVRQPEIEERLAGTIEERIAQIRRHLSHTEDLVLQRFSLHRQAYTMLYLEALIDKTAIQSAIIQPLLRSGGSAEDISAILASTQGKRLADLHGIIEGLLGGCCVLLPEQGEEAADAMLLKAELATTRNIQMPRDEQVVKGAHDGFIESLTMNLYLLRQRLKNPRFKVKYFTMGRVTKTKVAMVYMDGTAEPKLVQECERRLNALDLDYLYSVGNIDEMIEEHPLSPFPQTLQTERPDRTVSYLTEGKITVLVDGHPSALILPITFFAFYQSPDDYNSRWLIGSFFRFIRLISFVLAICLPAIYIATVTYHSEVLPIGILYSVKVSLTYVPLPPLVEALVMQTMLELLKEAAIRLPTPVSQTIGIVGGLVIGTAVVEAQLVSHTMIVVIGLTAIASFVTPINEFGTSLRVLGFPMMLAASVLGFFGIAIMLMLIFIHLCKIETLGVPYFTPFGPFRRNDTIKDILLRIPLWVTQRDAGNDGRSMMKQILLGRWKRS comes from the coding sequence ATGTACCGCATCAAAAAAGGGAACCGCAGCAGAGTCAGGCAGCCCGAAATCGAGGAACGGCTGGCCGGAACGATCGAGGAGCGAATTGCGCAAATACGGCGTCATCTTTCGCATACCGAAGATCTCGTCTTGCAACGCTTCTCCTTGCATCGGCAAGCCTATACGATGCTCTACTTAGAAGCGTTAATCGATAAGACCGCAATCCAATCGGCTATCATCCAGCCATTGCTTCGTTCCGGCGGCAGCGCGGAGGATATTTCCGCGATTCTGGCCTCCACCCAAGGGAAGCGGCTGGCGGATTTGCATGGGATCATTGAAGGGCTGCTCGGAGGCTGCTGCGTTCTTCTGCCGGAGCAAGGCGAAGAAGCCGCTGATGCGATGCTGCTGAAAGCCGAGCTAGCGACTACGCGCAACATTCAAATGCCGAGAGACGAGCAGGTCGTGAAAGGGGCGCATGACGGGTTCATCGAAAGCTTGACCATGAATCTGTACTTGCTCCGCCAGCGGCTCAAAAATCCGCGGTTCAAAGTGAAATATTTTACGATGGGGCGCGTTACGAAGACGAAGGTGGCAATGGTCTATATGGACGGCACCGCGGAGCCGAAGCTTGTGCAGGAATGCGAGCGGCGGCTGAACGCGCTCGATCTGGACTACTTGTACTCCGTCGGCAATATCGACGAAATGATCGAGGAGCATCCGCTGTCGCCTTTTCCGCAAACGCTGCAGACCGAACGGCCGGACCGGACGGTATCGTATTTGACGGAAGGGAAAATCACGGTTCTCGTGGACGGCCACCCGAGCGCGCTCATTCTGCCGATCACCTTCTTCGCCTTTTATCAGTCGCCGGACGATTATAATAGCCGCTGGCTGATCGGGTCGTTCTTCCGCTTCATCCGGCTGATCAGCTTCGTGCTCGCCATTTGCCTGCCGGCCATCTATATCGCGACGGTCACCTATCATTCGGAGGTGCTGCCGATCGGCATTCTGTATTCCGTCAAGGTTTCGCTCACGTACGTGCCGCTTCCGCCGCTCGTCGAGGCGCTTGTCATGCAGACGATGCTGGAGCTGCTGAAGGAAGCGGCCATTAGGCTTCCTACGCCCGTTTCGCAAACCATAGGCATCGTCGGGGGCTTGGTCATCGGAACGGCGGTTGTGGAAGCCCAGCTTGTTTCGCATACGATGATCGTCGTCATCGGCTTGACCGCCATCGCCTCCTTCGTCACGCCGATCAACGAATTCGGAACGAGCCTGCGGGTGCTGGGCTTTCCGATGATGCTGGCCGCTTCGGTGCTCGGCTTCTTCGGCATCGCCATCATGCTGATGCTGATCTTTATCCATCTCTGCAAAATCGAGACGTTAGGCGTTCCGTATTTCACTCCGTTTGGACCGTTCCGCCGCAACGACACGATCAAGGATATTTTGCTCCGCATTCCTTTATGGGTTACGCAGCGGGATGCAGGCAATGACGGACGCAGCATGATGAAACAGATTTTGCTTGGAAGGTGGAAGCGCTCTTGA